In one Platichthys flesus chromosome 3, fPlaFle2.1, whole genome shotgun sequence genomic region, the following are encoded:
- the si:dkey-91m11.5 gene encoding PH_BCR_vertebrate and RhoGAP_Bcr domain-containing protein isoform X2 produces MPERMSESNPNEEESVDQASNSLEGEEGDPASKPPTTGARLWDRVRSSLLRPKLDPQTLQNKDWQRTVIAMNGIEVKLSMKFASREFSLKRMPSRKQSGVFGVKINVVTKRERSKVPLIVRQCVEEIERRGMDEVGIYRVSGVATDIQALKAAFDSNNRDVSVMMREMDVNAIAGTLKLYFRELPEPLFTDELYPNFAGGIALSDSVAKESCMLNLLLSLPETNLVTFLFLLDHLKRVTENEIINKMSLHNLATVFGPTLLRPSEKDSKISHSSQPISMNDSWSLEVMAQVQVLLYFLQLEGIPTPDSKRQSLLFSTEV; encoded by the exons ATGCCAGAGAGGATGAGTGAGAGTAATCCTaatgaggaggagagtgtggaTCAGGCCAGCAACAGTcttgagggagaggagggagacccGGCTTCAAAACCCCCGACTACAGGGGCCCGTCTGTGGGACAGAGTCCGCAGCAGTCTGCTCAGACCAAAG CTGGATCCTCAGACACTGCAAAATAAAGACTGGCAGAGGACAGTAATCGCCATGAATGGG ATCGAGGTGAAGCTTTCGATGAAGTTCGCCAGCAGAGAGTTCAGTTTGAAGAGGATGCCTTCACGGAAACAATCGGGTGTCTTTGGAGTGAAAATCAACGTAGTAACTAA GCGAGAGCGCTCTAAGGTTCCCCTCattgtgagacagtgtgtggaGGAGATTGAGCGACGAGGGATGGATGAAGTGGGAATCTACCGAGTGTCTGGCGTCGCCACCGACATCCAGGCGCTAAAGGCTGCATTTGATTCAA ACAACAGAGACGTGTCTGTCATGATGAGGGAAATGGACGTAAACGCCATCGCTGGAACACTGAAGCTGTATTTCCGAGAGCTGCCCGAGCCTCTATTCACAGATGAGCTGTACCCTAACTTCGCCGGAGGCATCG CTCTGTCTGACAGCGTGGCCAAGGAGAGCTGCATGctcaacctgctgctgtctCTCCCAGAGACCAATCTGGTCACATTCCTCTTCCTGCTCGATCACCTGAAAAG GGTGACTGAAAACGAAATCATCAACAAGATGTCTTTGCACAACCTGGCCACAGTTTTTGGTCCCACTTTGCTTCGGCCCTCCGAAAAAGACAGCAAGATCTCACACAGCTCACAGCCCATCTCCATGAACGACAGCTGGTCTCTGGAGGTCATGGCTCAG gttCAAGTCCTTCTCTACTTCCTGCAGCTGGAGGGCATTCCAACACCAGACAGCAAACGTCAAAGCCTTCTATTCTCTACTGAAGTATAA